A DNA window from Setaria viridis chromosome 2, Setaria_viridis_v4.0, whole genome shotgun sequence contains the following coding sequences:
- the LOC117845762 gene encoding UDP-glycosyltransferase 91C1 has protein sequence MAGDKRQQQPQQEASASAHPLHVVVFPWLAFGHLIPFLELSKRLAARGHFITFVTTPANAARLPTGLSDARVRIVELALPRVDGLPEGAESTADLPPEKVELLKAAFDGLAAPFDDLLAAACCAGGREQAAEGFGRRPDWIVLDFAHYWLCPIAEKHQVPCAMFFIFTATSIAYAGSRRQNASHPRVTVDDFMPMPRWFPSPQSLAFRRHEAAWMAAAFRPNASGVSDFERIWRTEERCRILVFRSCPEVEPPQLRVFPLLAELFGKPVVPTGLLLPEDARDGGGHGDDGPEVARPSALQWLDGQPPRSVLYVALGSEAPVTAASVHELALGLELSGARFLWALRQPPSAAGEQPLLPEGFEQRVAGRGLVIAGWVPQVRVLAHAAVGAFLTHCGWGSVTESFRFGHPLVMLPFVTDQGLIARMMVERGVGVEVARRDDDGEAFVREDVAAAVRRVMVEEEGKELALNARRLREVVVGDDGGRQERYVDELVDCMQRHSFTEVL, from the exons ATGGCGGGAGACAaaaggcagcagcagccgcagcaggaaGCCTCAGCCTCAGCCCATCCCCTCCACGTCGTGGTGTTCCCATGGCTGGCGTTCGGCCACCTCATCCCGTTCCTGGAGCTCTCCAagcggctggcggcgcgggGCCACTTCATAACCTTCGTCACCACGCCGGCGAACGCCGCCAGGCTGCCGACCGGCCTGTCCGACGCCCGCGTCCGCATCGTGGAGCTGGCGCTGCCGCGCGTGGACGGGCTGCCGGAGGGCGCAGAGTCGACGGCCGACCTGCCGCCGGAGAAAGTCGAGCTCCTCAAGGCCGCCTTCGACGGCCTCGCCGCGCCCTTCGACgacctgctcgccgccgcctgctgcgccggcggccgggagcAGGCGGCGGAGGGGTTCGGGAGGAGGCCGGACTGGATCGTGCTCGACTTCGCGCACTACTGGCTCTGCCCCATCGCCGAGAAACACCAG GTTCCCTGCGCGATGTTCTTCATCTTCACGGCCACCAGCATCGCGTACGCCGGCTCACGCCGACAGAACGCCAGCCACCCCCGCGTCACCGTCGACGACTTCATGCCGATGCCGCGGTGGTTCCCCTCCCCACAGTCCCTGGCCTTCCGCCGCCATGAGGCCGCGTGGATGGCCGCTGCGTTCCGGCCCAACGCGTCCGGCGTCTCCGACTTCGAGCGCATCTGGAGGACCGAGGAGCGCTGCCGCATTCTCGTCTTCCGCAGCTGCCCGGAGGTCGAGCCCCCTCAGCTCCGCGTGTTCCCCCTACTCGCCGAGCTCTTCGGCAAGCCCGTCGTCCCCACTGGCCTCCTGCTACCGGAGGACGCGCGCGACGGCGGTGGCCATGGTGATGACGGCCCTGAGGTGGCGCGGCCTAGTGCGCTGCAGTGGCTCGACGGGCAGCCGCCGCGGAGCGTCCTGTACGTCGCGCTTGGCAGCGAGGcgccggtgacggcggcgagcgTGCATGAGCTCGCCCTGGGGCTCGAGCTCTCCGGCGCGCGCTTCCTGTGGgcgctccgccagccgccgagcgccgccggcgagcagccATTGCTGCCGGAGGGGTTCGAGCAGCGAGTGGCCGGGCGCGGGTTGGTGATCGCCGGGTGGGTGCCGCAGGTGCGGGTGCTGGCgcacgccgccgtcggcgccttcctgacgcactgcgggtgggGCTCCGTCACCGAGAGCTTCCGGTTCGGGCACCCGCTGGTGATGCTCCCGTTCGTCACCGACCAGGGGCTCATCGCGCGGATGATGGTGGAGAGGGGCGTCGGCGTGGAGGTGGCGcggcgcgacgacgacggcgaggcgtTCGTCCGGGAGGACGTCGCCGCGGCGGTGAGGCGCGtgatggtggaggaggaagggaaggagcTCGCGCTCAACGCGAGGAGGCTGCGGGAGGTTgtcgtcggcgacgacggcggccggcaggAGCGGTACGTCGACGAGCTCGTGGACTGCATGCAGCGGCACAGCTTCACCGAGGTGCTTTGA
- the LOC117845761 gene encoding chromatin assembly factor 1 subunit FSM, with protein MDGDEAKESAPDFASIAASAMCLDVSCEHESTQPAKKQQKRKRASSELDIVDKESASAEWQQEIDALYKYYKEVSGHHLNPEELACLTGDSNIACLLEESSLPCAKLTDKIYKRMKLQDGVTESSVRNSVLNIGRRSSYGICAMDVDELEDESDSCLWCWETLDLALLPSHLHSSLSIRRRARKLIHERILSLSGKLAAKDAPNTHTNRNSRSVNAVEVQNLDEICSYVEKSKDKIDADITKMQSKTKAQGEQATRKAVKEQQMMARQIENEQKKKDMELKHMKEKAEREAKGVERENKRLKKHQEEVERAKKRKEKEEAELKRKAATKKQANFMEGLFIRKPNSNMESSGNHYLEKTINSKSSGTIEELPVAATLAMDCTLSQANHLRVGEFWVEHVSRWRKLSQHNRLHHWGVRRSPKVQLFLELKLQKSSATAPSDNMPIPIKEQSSQESTGSIDFSKLLDELKISSHGKNIHSRTVQNSISSSAFLVKKLLLFDRSFRPAYYGTWRKKSSTVSGRQPFQRDPELNYDVESDEEWEEEDSGERLSDFEEDDETMNERDYVINVEEETENSFVVPDGDLSGDEGMQYEPVSVKYDESCSMLSNPGVTDEQRFLHRATEDALKIDMPLVISNLDHRKLDLKKAEGITAEKVCLQALCMKKYPSGPIIDVPVVAKVTIEDQEFRQSNKKSPRTPVPSKSISESDMPEFAKLVTSCSHGMGKLVDLLHERFPCVSKLQLKNKVREIADFTHNRWQVKKDILDMYSVCLSPDKVASPKCAAPHSSQHCLPPDEPGKSGESSPCSALKSEVSKQQIGAEGVSNN; from the exons ATGGATGGCGATGAAGCAAAAGAATCAGCTCCGGATTTTGCATCCATAGCAGCCAGTGCTATGTGTCTTGATGTCTCTTGTGAGCATGAATCAACACAGCCAGCAAAGAAGCagcagaagaggaagagggcctCCTCTGAATTGGATATAGTGGATAAAGAATCTGCTTCTGCTGAATGGCAACAAGAAATTGATGCATTGTATAAATATTACAAGGAGGTTTCTGGTCATCATCTGAATCCAGAGGAGCTTGCGTGCTTGACAGGTGACTCGAATATAGCATGCTTGCTGGAGGAGAGCAGTCTCCCTTGTGCAAAGTTAACAGATAAAATCTACAAGAGAATGAAGTTGCAAGATGGTGTCACAGAGTCTTCAGTGCGAAACTCGGTGCTCAACATTGGTAGGAGATCTTCATATGGGATTTGTGCTATGGATGTTGATGAGCTGGAGGATGAGTCTGATTCATGCCTTTGGTGTTGGGAG ACACTGGATTTAGCATTGTTACCCTCGCATCTGCATAGTAGTTTGAGCATTCGACGGAGAGCTCGAAAGCTAATCCATGAAAGGATTCTGTCTCTTTCAG GCAAGCTGGCTGCCAAAGACGCTCCTAATACTCATACCAACCGGAACAGTCGTTCAGTAAATGCTGTGGAAGTGCAAAATCTGGATGAGATTTGCTCTTACGTTGAGAAGTCAAAAGATAAGATTGATGCTGACAT AACTAAAATGCAAAGCAAAACAAAAGCACAAGGGGAACAAGCTACGAGGAAAGCCGTGAAGGAACAGCAAATGATGGCGAGGCAGATCGAAAATgagcaaaagaagaaa GATATGGAACTTAAGCATATGAAAGAAAAAGCTGAGAGGGAAGCAAAAGGTGTCGAGAGAGAAAATAAGCGGCTAAAGAAGCATCAGGAAGAAGTAGAGAGGGCAAAgaagaggaaagagaaggaagaggctGAGTTGAAAAGGAAGGCTGCCACTAAAAAGCAAGCAAACTTCATGGAAGGTCTATTTATAAGAAAGCCCAATAGTAACATGGAAAGTTCTGGTAATCATTATTTGGAGAAAACTATAAATTCAAAATCATCAGGAACTATTGAAGAACTTCCTGTTGCAGCTACATTAGCAATGGACTGTACATTGTCTCAAGCAAATCATTTGAGAGTGGGGGAATTCTGGGT GGAACATGTTTCTAGATGGAGAAAACTCTCTCAACATAACAGATTGCACCATTGGGGTGTTAGGAGAAGTCCTAAGGTTCAGTTGTTTCTTGAGCTAAAGCTACAGAAGTCCTCTGCAACTGCACCTTCTGATAATATGCCAATTCCAATAAAAGAACAGTCATCTCAGGAGAGCACAGGAAGCATTGATTTCAGCAAACTTCTTGATGAACTGAAAATATCATCTCATGGGAAGAATATCCATTCTAGAACTGTTCAGAATAGCATATCATCTTCAGCTTTTTTGGTCAAGAAGCTTTTGCTGTTTGATAGAAGCTTTAGGCCAGCATATTACGGTACCTGGAGAAAGAAGAG TTCTACAGTTAGTGGAAGGCAACCCTTTCAGAGGGACCCAGAACTCAATTACGATGTTGAGAGTGATGAAGAATGGGAAGAG GAGGATTCTGGTGAAAGACTATCTGAttttgaggaagatgatgagacTATGAATGAACGTGATTACGTGATTAATGTGGAAGAGGAAACTGAGAACAGTTTTGTAGTGCCTGATGGTGATCTTTCAGGGGATGAG GGAATGCAATATGAGCCTGTATCTGTCAAATATGATGAATCCTGCAGCATGCTGAGCAACCctggggttacagatgagcagAGATTTCTTCATAGAGCCACAGAAGATGCTCTCAAGATAGACATGCCTTTAGTCATATCCAACCTAGATCATAGGAAACTTGACCTGAAGAAAGCTGAAGGTATCACTGCAGAGAAAGTCTGTTTGCAAGCTCTTTGTATGAAGAAATACCCCAGCGGCCCTATCATTGATGTGCCTGTGGTTGCTAAAGTGACAATAGAAGATCAAGAATTTCGCCAATCAAACAAAAAGAGCCCTAGAACACCTGTACCATCCAAATCCATTTCAGAGTCAGACATGCCTGAATTT GCCAAACTAGTTacatcatgctctcatgggaTGGGCAAATTGGTGGACTTATTACATGAGAGATTTCCATGTGTCTCTAAGTTGCAACTGAAGAACAAAGTTCGGGAGATAGCTGACTTTACCCATAATCGCTGGCAG GTTAAGAAGGATATCTTGGATATGTACAGTGTATGTCTTTCTCCAG ataaagttgcaagcccgAAATGTGCAGCGCCACACTCCTCCCAACACTGCCTGCCGCCCGATGAGCCGGGCAAGTCAGGGGAATCTTCTCCCTGTTCCGCCCTGAAATCAGAAGTGAGCAAACAACAAATCGGTGCCGAAGGGGTATCCAATAACTGA